Proteins co-encoded in one Montipora capricornis isolate CH-2021 chromosome 12, ASM3666992v2, whole genome shotgun sequence genomic window:
- the LOC138027169 gene encoding uncharacterized protein isoform X4 codes for MGFKNTAVLFAAIISLVYSLGAASGDDDNRTKHVLTLGCNVITGADCCKAPKTKPDVVRPTSCLDYLIKGASKCDIYRLYDNAGNSFPAYCDLKSEPGTAWTLVMSWSTQYRSLPALQRTPFKINAPVNENSHNWNQYRLSLTRMRSMQSHSTHWRATCSYPTHGVDFTDYVRGTFKDLNIIDYSGNNLCKRVEYINIRGHTGILKTVPFWQGSKAGEEFLHTDSGATTCEFKANSGSVYSEDNFGLYRYINHKFRCTRDNNSSTQWWFGAHL; via the exons ATGGGATTTAAGAACACCGCGGTTCTTTTTGCGGCAATCATTTCTCTTGTATAC agtCTTGGGGCTGCCTCGGGCGATGACGACAACAGGACTAAACACGTTCTTACACTGGGATGCAATGTAATTACG GGGGCCGATTGTTGCAAGGCACCCAAGACCAAGCCAGATGTCGTCCGTCCCACCTCCTGCTTGGATTACCTTATAAAAGGAGCCTCAAAATGTGACATCTACCGACTTTATGACAACGCAGGAAACAGCTTCCCAGCTTACTGTGACCTGAAGTCCGAACCTGGTACAGCATGGACCTTGGTCATGTCTTGGAGTACTCAATATCGCTCATTGCCCGCCTTGCAGCGGACGCCATTCAAGATCAACGCTCCAGTGAACGAGAATAGCCACAACTGGAATCAATACCGCCTTAGTTTGACACGAATGAGATCCATGCAGAGTCACTCCACTCACTGGCGAGCAACATGCAGTTACCCAACTCACGGCGTGGATTTCACCGATTACGTTCGCGGAACGTTTAAAGACCTCAATATCATCGATTACAGTGGGAATAACTTATGCAAGAGAGTGGAATACATCAACATCCGGGGACACACTGGAATCCTGAAAACGGTTCCATTCTGGCAGGGGTCAAAGGCTGGAGAAGAATTTCTACATACCGACAGTGGTGCTACCACCTGCGAATTTAAGGCGAATTCTGGTTCAGTCTACTCCGAAGACAACTTCGGGTTGTACCGTTACATAAACCACAAATTCCGCTGCACACGTGACAACAATTCCAGCACCCAGTGGTGGTTTGGAGCTCATCTCTAA
- the LOC138027169 gene encoding uncharacterized protein isoform X1 → MGFKNTAVLFAAIISLVYSLRAASGDDDNRTKHVLTLGCNVITSLGAASGDDDNRTKHVLTLGCNVITGADCCKAPKTKPDVVRPTSCLDYLIKGASKCDIYRLYDNAGNSFPAYCDLKSEPGTAWTLVMSWSTQYRSLPALQRTPFKINAPVNENSHNWNQYRLSLTRMRSMQSHSTHWRATCSYPTHGVDFTDYVRGTFKDLNIIDYSGNNLCKRVEYINIRGHTGILKTVPFWQGSKAGEEFLHTDSGATTCEFKANSGSVYSEDNFGLYRYINHKFRCTRDNNSSTQWWFGAHL, encoded by the exons ATGGGATTTAAGAACACCGCGGTTCTTTTTGCGGCAATCATTTCTCTTGTATAC aGTCTTCGGGCTGCCTCGGGAGATGACGACAACAGGACTAAACACGTTCTTACACTGGGATGCAATGTAATTACG agtCTTGGGGCTGCCTCGGGCGATGACGACAACAGGACTAAACACGTTCTTACACTGGGATGCAATGTAATTACG GGGGCCGATTGTTGCAAGGCACCCAAGACCAAGCCAGATGTCGTCCGTCCCACCTCCTGCTTGGATTACCTTATAAAAGGAGCCTCAAAATGTGACATCTACCGACTTTATGACAACGCAGGAAACAGCTTCCCAGCTTACTGTGACCTGAAGTCCGAACCTGGTACAGCATGGACCTTGGTCATGTCTTGGAGTACTCAATATCGCTCATTGCCCGCCTTGCAGCGGACGCCATTCAAGATCAACGCTCCAGTGAACGAGAATAGCCACAACTGGAATCAATACCGCCTTAGTTTGACACGAATGAGATCCATGCAGAGTCACTCCACTCACTGGCGAGCAACATGCAGTTACCCAACTCACGGCGTGGATTTCACCGATTACGTTCGCGGAACGTTTAAAGACCTCAATATCATCGATTACAGTGGGAATAACTTATGCAAGAGAGTGGAATACATCAACATCCGGGGACACACTGGAATCCTGAAAACGGTTCCATTCTGGCAGGGGTCAAAGGCTGGAGAAGAATTTCTACATACCGACAGTGGTGCTACCACCTGCGAATTTAAGGCGAATTCTGGTTCAGTCTACTCCGAAGACAACTTCGGGTTGTACCGTTACATAAACCACAAATTCCGCTGCACACGTGACAACAATTCCAGCACCCAGTGGTGGTTTGGAGCTCATCTCTAA
- the LOC138027169 gene encoding uncharacterized protein isoform X2: MQCNYDLTAAEKRQASTITGTRDYNLFQSLGAASGDDDNRTKHVLTLGCNVITGADCCKAPKTKPDVVRPTSCLDYLIKGASKCDIYRLYDNAGNSFPAYCDLKSEPGTAWTLVMSWSTQYRSLPALQRTPFKINAPVNENSHNWNQYRLSLTRMRSMQSHSTHWRATCSYPTHGVDFTDYVRGTFKDLNIIDYSGNNLCKRVEYINIRGHTGILKTVPFWQGSKAGEEFLHTDSGATTCEFKANSGSVYSEDNFGLYRYINHKFRCTRDNNSSTQWWFGAHL; this comes from the exons ATGCAATGTAATTACG ATCTCACCGCCGCTGAAAAAAGGCAAGCGAGTACTATAACAGGCACAAGAGATTATAATCTCTTCCAG agtCTTGGGGCTGCCTCGGGCGATGACGACAACAGGACTAAACACGTTCTTACACTGGGATGCAATGTAATTACG GGGGCCGATTGTTGCAAGGCACCCAAGACCAAGCCAGATGTCGTCCGTCCCACCTCCTGCTTGGATTACCTTATAAAAGGAGCCTCAAAATGTGACATCTACCGACTTTATGACAACGCAGGAAACAGCTTCCCAGCTTACTGTGACCTGAAGTCCGAACCTGGTACAGCATGGACCTTGGTCATGTCTTGGAGTACTCAATATCGCTCATTGCCCGCCTTGCAGCGGACGCCATTCAAGATCAACGCTCCAGTGAACGAGAATAGCCACAACTGGAATCAATACCGCCTTAGTTTGACACGAATGAGATCCATGCAGAGTCACTCCACTCACTGGCGAGCAACATGCAGTTACCCAACTCACGGCGTGGATTTCACCGATTACGTTCGCGGAACGTTTAAAGACCTCAATATCATCGATTACAGTGGGAATAACTTATGCAAGAGAGTGGAATACATCAACATCCGGGGACACACTGGAATCCTGAAAACGGTTCCATTCTGGCAGGGGTCAAAGGCTGGAGAAGAATTTCTACATACCGACAGTGGTGCTACCACCTGCGAATTTAAGGCGAATTCTGGTTCAGTCTACTCCGAAGACAACTTCGGGTTGTACCGTTACATAAACCACAAATTCCGCTGCACACGTGACAACAATTCCAGCACCCAGTGGTGGTTTGGAGCTCATCTCTAA